Proteins encoded by one window of Aspergillus puulaauensis MK2 DNA, chromosome 4, nearly complete sequence:
- a CDS encoding uncharacterized protein (COG:S;~EggNog:ENOG410PWYE;~InterPro:IPR029058;~antiSMASH:Cluster_4.6), producing MGVANHDGLKFRNFLSEVTSWGALAIATGAAFTDPEVYGDSESDASSVATAQDPGALTDAIDWVFSNAGKGPWQHIDHTRIGVWGQSCGGLEAYSAGAHDDRVSHLGIFNSGQLAANDSKAVAGRLTKPVFYILGGPGDVAYPNGEQDYAFLPNATAAWKGSHTLGHSEAFDVPYAGIPGVTGRKILQWILRGDASAKDWFVGDAPHEVGYVNVTYQNLDRVHVEPIQ from the exons ATGGGGGTTGCGAACCATG ACGGCCTCAAATTCCGCAACTTCCTCAGCGAAGTAACATCCTGGGGCGCGCTCGCAATCGCCACAGGCGCCGCATTCACCGACCCAGAAGTCTACGGCGACTCCGAATCCGATGCCAGCTCCGTCGCTACAGCCCAAGACCCCGGCGCACTCACAGACGCCATCGACTGGGTCTTCTCAAACGCCGGTAAAGGTCCCTGGCAACATATCGACCACACCCGCATCGGGGTCTGGGGCCAGAGTTGCGGCGGGCTAGAGGCGTACTCTGCCGGTGCGCACGATGACCGGGTTAGCCACCTTGGTATATTCAATAGTGGGCAGTTGGCTGCGAATGACAGTAAAGCTGTTGCGGGAAGACTCACGAAGCCGGTGTTTTATATCCTTGGAGGGCCGGGGGATGTTGCGTATCCGAAT GGAGAACAGGATTACGCGTTCCTCCCGAATGCGACGGCCGCATGGAAGGGGAGCCATACGCTTGGCCATAGTGAGGCGTTTGATGTCCCGTATGCTGGTATCCCGGGGGTTACCGGGCGGAAGATCCTGCAGTGGATTCTGCGGGGCGATGCAAGTGCGAAAGACTGGTTTGTTGGTGATGCGCCGCATGAGGTTGGGTATGTGAATGTTACATATCAGAATCTGGATCGCGTTCATGTAGAGCCGATTCAGTGA
- a CDS encoding uncharacterized protein (COG:S;~EggNog:ENOG410PGUH;~antiSMASH:Cluster_4.6) produces the protein MLRKKEIYTSTTPIPPSVPRQLALDILHSHSEIITLNPLVLAHHPVKAPRSAPADEFYSTWYEITQRVQYVPGMGRVGSGKISFKGCFQDEDWGLATHVYAPLGVDLRNRYRIENSPGKGQDGEGLLLCVDTELECNITLMSTVKGQQSAASKALIDRFVKKAELVDAGVLQASVKEDGKLRTFNPADRSLQPSSPLYSGSGSGDMSRWSSYQMPDSPMAHSQAGSVSSHVNSQRSEPSRTFAAELPAEPVYQPYRPGSGGGNAMQLPDTSSLLHPPVGHSAELPAETKPGRWG, from the coding sequence ATGCTACGCAAAAAAGAAATCTACACAAGCACAACCCCCATCCCCCCATCCGTCCCGCGCCAACTAgccctcgacatcctccacagccacagcGAAATCATCACGCTCAACCCTCTCGTCCTTGCGCACCACCCCGTGAAAGCACCGCGCAGCGCCCCAGCAGACGAGTTCTACTCCACCTGGTACGAGATCACCCAGCGCGTCCAGTACGTCCCGGGGATGGGCAGGGTGGGGTCCGGGAAGATCAGCTTCAAGGGCTGTTTCCAGGACGAGGACTGGGGACTAGCAACGCATGTATATGCGCCTCTGGGTGTTGATTTGCGGAATCGGTACCGGATTGAGAATTCCCCAGGTAAAGGTCAGGATGGGGAGGGGTTGTTGTTATGCGTGGATACAGAGCTTGAGTGTAATATCACGCTGATGTCCACGGTGAAGGGCCAGCAAAGTGCCGCGTCCAAGGCGCTTATTGATCGATTCGTGAAAAAGGCTGAGCTGGTTGACGCGGGTGTTTTGCAGGCGAGTGTGAAGGAGGATGGTAAATTGAGGACGTTTAACCCGGCTGATCGGAGCTTGCAGCCATCGTCGCCGCTGTATTCGGGTTCGGGCTCTGGGGATATGTCGCGGTGGTCATCGTATCAGATGCCGGACTCGCCAATGGCGCATTCGCAGGCTGGGTCGGTATCGTCCCATGTGAACTCGCAGAGGTCAGAGCCTAGTCGGACCTTTGCTGCGGAGCTGCCGGCCGAACCTGTCTACCAACCCTATAGACCGGGGTCTGGTGGTGGCAATGCCATGCAACTGCCAGATACCTCCTCTTTGTTGCATCCTCCAGTTGGACATTCTGCTGAATTACCAGCAGAGACGAAGCCGGGTAGATGGGGCTAG
- a CDS encoding uncharacterized protein (COG:C;~EggNog:ENOG410PKYS;~InterPro:IPR012133,IPR037396,IPR000262,IPR008259, IPR013785;~SECRETED:SignalP(1-16);~antiSMASH:Cluster_4.6;~go_function: GO:0003824 - catalytic activity [Evidence IEA];~go_function: GO:0010181 - FMN binding [Evidence IEA];~go_function: GO:0016491 - oxidoreductase activity [Evidence IEA];~go_process: GO:0055114 - oxidation-reduction process [Evidence IEA]): MRSSLAFFSLLPVAFATRPFLNEPDTAIEDVLGDTPSGSLPDLENMLGLPDFDWAARRYLNASSYTYYRNGAAGEWSYRNNLEVFGRFRFRPRVLVDITDIESSLSTSILGHNFSAPFYISPCANAGLGHEEAEANFVKAAAAENILYIPALLATLSMDEIAAAKPANASDQVLFQQVYLDSNETATKEIFDKAKELGSKAIVYTADSAADGNRHRANRFGVGSADSDYTFQTWGYYEKLRGLTDLPIVLKGIQSVEDVKLAVKHKVPAVILSNHGGRQLDSSPSSLEVALEIHEEDPDLFNQIEIYADGGIRYGADVLKLLALGVKAVGLGRPFMYANTFGVDGVQHAIQLLKHEIAIDAGNLGVPDLKQINPSYVKWANNGWLS, from the exons ATGCGTTCCTCGCTTGCTTTCTTCTCCCTATTGCCAGTCGCATTTGCGACCAGGCCTTTTCTCAATGAGCCTGATACCGC CATCGAAGATGTCCTCGGAGACACCCCATCCGGCAGCCTCCCAGACCTGGAGAACATGCTCGGGCTACCCGACTTCGACTGGGCCGCGCGGCGCTACCTCAACGCCTCATCCTACACGTACTACCGCAACGGCGCCGCCGGCGAATGGTCCTACAGGAACAACCTCGAAGTCTTCGGGCGGTTCCGATTCCGGCCGCGCGTGCTGGTCGACATCACAGACATCGAGTCGTCCCTCTCCACCAGTATCCTAGGCCACAACTTCTCAGCCCCCTTCTATATCAGCCCCTGCGCGAACGCGGGGCTCGGGCATGAAGAGGCCGAGGCGAATTTCGTGAAGGCTGCCGCGGCGGAGAATATCCTGTATATCCCTGCGCTACTGGCGACGCTGAGCATGGATGAGATTGCGGCTGCGAAGCCGGCGAATGCTTCGGACCAGGTGTTGTTTCAGCAGGTGTATCTGGATAGCAATgagacggcgacgaaggAGATCTTTGATAAGGCGAAGGAGCTGGGGTCCAAGGCGATTGTGTATACGGCGGACTCTGCGGCGGATGGGAATCGACACCGGGCTAATCGGTTTGGTGTTGGGTCTGCGGACTCGGATTATACGTTCCAGACTTGGGGGTATTATGAGAAACTAAGGGGGTTGACGGATCTCCCGATTGTGTTGAAGGGGATTCAGAGtgttgaggatgtcaagTTGGCGGTTAAGCATAAGGTCCCGGCTGTTATTCTTTCGAACCATGGTGGTCGTCAGCTTGATagctcgccgtcttcgttggAGGTTGCGCTGGAGATCCACGAGGAGGATCCTGATCTGTTTAACCAGATTGAGATCTATGCTGATGGCGGTATTCGGTATGGTGCGGATGTCTTGAAGCTGCTGGCGCTCGGTGTCAAGGCTGTTGGGCTGGGCCGGCCGTTTATGTATGCGAATACGTTTGGTGTTGACGGGGTGCAACATGCTATTCAGCTGCTGAAGCATGAGATTGCCATTGACGCGGGCAACTTGGGTGTCCCGGATTTGAAGCAGATTAACCCTTCATAT GTGAAATGGGCCAATAATGGGTGGTTGAGCTGA
- a CDS encoding NAD(P)-dependent oxidoreductase (COG:S;~EggNog:ENOG410PJSS;~InterPro:IPR036291,IPR016040;~PFAM:PF13460;~antiSMASH:Cluster_4.6) — MSQPKPTIAFFGATGGSTISCLAPALEAGYRCAALARTPSKLRDLLTQRGMPESTITANLTIVSGTATELEPVKQTIQMGNPGSEIADIIVCGIGGKLLFTNPLAPTLDNPTICQDAMRTIITAVDEINNSGSSGNTEQNKPLLIALSTTGISDIQRDLPIAMIPMYHWMLKVPHEDKRVMEKVIVDNGKNVLGGYVIVRPSLLTDGAGVGDPSKIRVGLETSPAVGYTISREDVGRWVFEYLVQKGGESRYIGEAVTITT; from the exons ATGTCACAACCTAAACCAaccatcgccttcttcggTGCTACAGGCGGGAGCACCATCTCCTGTCTGGCTCCGGCGCTCGAGGCTGGATACCGTTGTGCTGCTT TAGCCCGAACTCCCTCCAAACTCCGCGACCTGCTCACACAGCGCGGGATGCCGGAGTCAACCATCACTGCAAACCTCACCATCGTCTCCGGCACAGCGACAGAGCTAGAACCCGTCAAACAAACCATCCAGATGGGAAATCCTGGCTCCGAGATTGCCGATATCATTGTCTGCGGTATTGGCGGAAAGTTGCTCTTCACCAATCCGCTCGCCCCGACGCTGGATAATCCGACGATTTGCCAGGACGCCATGCGGACTATCATTACGGCTGTGGATGAGATTAACAACAGCGGCAGCAGTGGTAATACAGAGCAGAATAAGCCGTTGCTTATTGCCCTCAGCACGACCGGGATCAGCGATATCCAGCGCGATCTCCCGATTGCCATGATTCCGATGTATCACTGGATGTTGAAAGTCCCGCACGAGGACAAGAGGGTTATGGAGAAGGTCATTGTTGATAATGGCAAGAATGTGCTTGGTGGGTATGTGATTGTACGGCCCAGCCTATTGACTGATGGAGCCGGCGTTGGTGATCCGAGCAAGATTAGGGTTGGTCTCGAGACGAGTCCTGCTGTGGGTTATACAATTTCGCGGGAGGATGTTGGGCGCTGGGTTTTTGAGTATTTGGTCCAGAAGGGAGGAGAAAGTCGGTATATTGGGGAGGCTGTTACGATTACTACTTGA